The following coding sequences lie in one Helicobacter sp. MIT 21-1697 genomic window:
- a CDS encoding UDP-N-acetylmuramoyl-L-alanyl-D-glutamate--2,6-diaminopimelate ligase yields MIIKKNVRYKDKDFIALTDDTRVIESFLKGEGDTFELQKDINVDKILFVRNKQNKDFITPHIAQSCSIIESYELKDILMKDFSHNPPNIVGITGTNGKTTTAAIIYSILLDLGFNVALLGTRGFFINERNIKAKGLTTPSMLELYENLYIAMEKKCDFLIMEVSSHAIEQERIAGLDFALKILTNITSDHLDYHKSVEEYRHIKNSFFESEGKKLLNADEPYVHCVDKAAYFYGIEKKGNLSVDVYALENGIDGYISWRERDSKKNEQSSIQAHLYGKHNLYNALAAIAAVKILTQEPLHSITEALEHFGGVSGRMEVVHNTPLVIVDFAHTHDGMYQIFESFRHCKVVVVFGAGGDRDKSKRPKMGACAQQFAHKIYITSDNPRTESPQSIIEDILSGMQDKKNIFVEIDRKKAIHMALDSLESDEVLLILGKGDEDYQIIGKQKIHFDDREVVRDYFINRT; encoded by the coding sequence ATGATAATCAAAAAAAACGTAAGATATAAGGACAAAGACTTTATAGCCCTAACAGATGATACACGAGTAATAGAATCTTTTCTAAAAGGTGAGGGGGATACATTTGAGCTACAAAAAGATATAAATGTAGATAAGATTTTATTTGTCAGAAATAAACAAAACAAAGATTTTATCACGCCTCACATAGCGCAATCTTGCTCTATTATAGAATCTTATGAGCTTAAAGATATTCTTATGAAAGATTTTTCCCACAATCCACCAAATATTGTAGGTATCACTGGCACAAATGGAAAAACAACCACTGCAGCTATAATTTACTCTATCTTGCTTGATTTGGGGTTTAATGTTGCATTGCTCGGCACAAGAGGGTTTTTTATTAATGAGCGAAACATTAAAGCTAAGGGCTTAACAACTCCAAGTATGCTTGAGTTATACGAAAATCTTTATATTGCTATGGAAAAAAAGTGTGATTTTTTGATTATGGAAGTAAGCTCTCACGCTATTGAACAAGAGCGTATAGCTGGACTTGATTTTGCACTTAAGATTCTTACAAATATTACGAGCGACCATTTGGATTATCACAAGAGCGTAGAGGAATATCGGCACATCAAAAATAGCTTTTTTGAAAGCGAGGGTAAAAAACTGCTCAATGCTGATGAACCTTATGTGCATTGTGTTGATAAAGCAGCCTATTTTTATGGTATAGAAAAAAAAGGGAATTTAAGTGTTGATGTATATGCACTTGAAAATGGAATTGATGGCTATATTTCTTGGAGAGAGCGAGATAGTAAAAAAAATGAACAAAGCTCAATACAAGCCCATTTATATGGGAAACACAACTTATACAACGCCCTTGCTGCAATCGCTGCGGTAAAGATTCTCACTCAAGAGCCACTACACAGCATTACAGAGGCACTAGAGCATTTTGGTGGTGTGAGTGGGCGTATGGAAGTAGTGCATAATACACCACTTGTTATTGTGGATTTTGCACATACGCACGATGGTATGTATCAAATTTTTGAAAGTTTTAGACATTGTAAAGTAGTCGTTGTTTTTGGAGCAGGTGGCGATAGAGATAAATCTAAACGCCCTAAAATGGGAGCTTGTGCGCAGCAATTTGCACATAAAATTTATATCACAAGCGATAATCCACGCACAGAATCTCCACAAAGTATCATTGAGGATATTTTGAGCGGTATGCAAGATAAAAAAAATATATTTGTTGAAATAGATCGTAAAAAAGCAATTCATATGGCTTTAGATTCTCTAGAATCTGATGAAGTGCTTTTGATTTTGGGTAAAGGCGATGAAGATTATCAAATTATTGGCAAGCAAAAAATACATTTTGATGATAGGGAAGTAGTGCGCGATTATTTTATAAATCGCACATAG
- a CDS encoding efflux RND transporter periplasmic adaptor subunit, producing MNVYQTLHTKKYRGKKIPPMVWFIVLGILVLCVLGIILWNLFASKIEYETIKPTRGDIKSSISASGSLSPVNEVEIGSVISGLVLEVLVDENDEVKQGQVLARINPESINQQIAKFEAQLHSAQAQLRASEQTLADKKWNYDRLKELYKATNGASPSLLELQTAKTNYTSARSDVDIKRASIIEIQTSIESAKIDLKNSEIISPVDGIVLTRSVEVGQSVAASFQAPTLFKVAENLEEMQLYASISEADIGKVKEGQEVIFTVDAYPDKNFHAKVNRVNFGSGDGSNSSSNTSSNTSTIITYRAKIEVDNKSLLLRPDMSATADIIIAKAQNALLVPSSALYFDLNKALQKAGIKKNDSALNPMVAPSRPRPPKAQINIKQKHQSKSGTLWILKNGTPESVEVEIGITDGAHTQILSGIDEQTQVITKIKAQ from the coding sequence ATGAATGTATATCAAACCCTTCATACAAAAAAATATAGAGGCAAAAAAATTCCTCCTATGGTGTGGTTTATCGTACTTGGCATTCTTGTGCTTTGTGTGCTTGGTATTATTTTATGGAATCTTTTTGCTTCCAAAATTGAATATGAAACAATAAAACCCACACGTGGCGATATTAAGTCAAGCATTTCGGCTTCAGGCTCTCTTTCTCCTGTGAATGAAGTAGAAATTGGCAGCGTGATTTCCGGACTTGTGCTTGAAGTACTTGTAGATGAAAACGATGAAGTGAAACAAGGACAAGTGCTTGCTCGCATTAATCCAGAGAGTATTAATCAACAAATTGCTAAATTTGAAGCCCAACTTCATTCTGCACAAGCTCAACTTAGGGCAAGTGAGCAAACCCTAGCAGATAAAAAATGGAATTATGATAGATTAAAAGAGCTTTACAAGGCAACAAATGGAGCTTCACCCTCTTTGCTTGAACTGCAAACTGCTAAAACGAATTATACTTCTGCGCGTTCTGATGTGGATATTAAACGCGCTAGTATTATTGAGATTCAAACAAGCATTGAGAGTGCTAAGATTGATTTAAAAAATTCTGAAATCATTTCACCTGTTGATGGCATTGTGCTTACGCGTAGTGTGGAAGTAGGGCAAAGTGTGGCAGCAAGTTTTCAAGCACCTACACTTTTTAAAGTTGCAGAGAATCTTGAAGAAATGCAGCTTTATGCAAGCATTTCAGAGGCAGATATTGGCAAGGTGAAAGAGGGACAAGAAGTCATTTTCACCGTTGATGCTTACCCGGATAAGAACTTTCACGCAAAGGTAAATCGTGTGAATTTTGGCTCGGGCGATGGCAGCAATTCTTCTTCAAATACTTCCTCAAACACCTCTACTATCATCACTTATCGTGCAAAAATTGAAGTAGATAATAAATCTCTTCTTTTGCGCCCTGATATGAGTGCCACAGCGGATATTATCATTGCAAAAGCTCAAAATGCACTTCTTGTGCCAAGCTCTGCTTTATATTTTGATTTAAATAAGGCATTGCAAAAGGCAGGTATAAAAAAGAACGATTCTGCGCTTAATCCTATGGTTGCCCCCTCTCGTCCTCGCCCTCCTAAAGCACAAATTAATATCAAACAAAAGCACCAAAGCAAAAGTGGCACATTATGGATTCTCAAAAATGGCACACCTGAATCCGTGGAGGTGGAAATAGGCATTACTGATGGTGCTCATACACAGATTCTAAGTGGTATTGATGAGCAAACGCAAGTCATTACAAAAATAAAAGCACAATAG
- a CDS encoding TolC family protein — MRYLWLFVGMIYMGCGTQIPTLEQSAQQTHIPSAFSNAKDLLIPQNTTKIKQSTDSVNIESLQEQPFRLQQFMALIDDKQLHQILHLALKNNTNVLTMISRIKQAKSQMKINTANMLPILNAGLNSSYIDRRTLSQTATIRPGANSINANISMSWELDLFGKLNALTQSSKKAYLQAQSNLAFAQISLIAEVATLYFTLRDNAYSLTLAKSTLKNLEQIQAINTDKHKLGLIDIHTYQSFVANTTAQKNTYESLSYTFEQNKNALLVLLNINADELAQNIDFLDSLHYTFPHIANFYIDKMPSDILLSRPDIQASLYALHSQLYKQSNANAARLPNISLSGSIGEILYSTNGAGSLVFQIANSITAPLLNRTSLKQNYLIQKELSNEAYYTLQNNVNTALSEVENALFDMQSKKNQVQNTQNVYDIGAKAYESNSAKNKRGLLDKNDFLSNENTYFNLQTQLHNAKTSEILSLITLFKALGGNLALEQIENLQKEKSPLRK, encoded by the coding sequence GTGAGGTATTTATGGTTATTTGTCGGTATGATATATATGGGGTGTGGCACACAGATTCCCACACTTGAACAAAGTGCTCAACAAACACATATTCCCTCTGCTTTTTCCAATGCTAAAGACTTACTTATACCTCAAAATACGACAAAAATAAAACAATCCACAGATTCTGTAAATATAGAATCTTTACAAGAGCAACCTTTTAGATTACAACAATTTATGGCTCTTATTGATGATAAGCAGCTGCATCAAATCCTTCATCTTGCTCTCAAAAACAATACAAATGTGCTTACAATGATTTCACGCATTAAACAAGCTAAGTCTCAAATGAAAATCAATACTGCAAATATGCTTCCCATACTTAATGCAGGGCTAAACTCAAGCTATATTGATAGGCGCACTCTTTCTCAAACTGCAACTATTCGTCCGGGTGCAAATTCAATCAATGCAAATATCAGTATGAGTTGGGAACTTGATTTATTTGGTAAGCTCAATGCCTTGACTCAATCAAGCAAAAAAGCGTATCTACAAGCACAAAGTAATCTTGCTTTTGCACAAATTTCTTTAATTGCAGAAGTAGCAACTTTATATTTTACTTTGCGGGATAATGCTTATTCGCTTACTCTTGCAAAATCTACTCTGAAAAATTTAGAGCAGATTCAAGCTATTAACACAGATAAACACAAGCTTGGTTTAATTGATATTCATACATACCAAAGCTTTGTGGCAAATACCACCGCGCAAAAAAATACTTATGAAAGCCTCTCTTACACTTTTGAACAAAACAAAAATGCCTTACTTGTGCTTTTAAATATTAATGCCGATGAACTCGCCCAAAATATTGATTTTTTAGATTCTCTACATTATACATTTCCGCATATTGCAAATTTTTATATAGATAAAATGCCAAGTGATATTTTACTTTCACGCCCAGATATTCAAGCAAGTCTTTATGCCTTGCATTCCCAGCTTTATAAACAAAGTAATGCAAATGCTGCAAGATTACCAAATATCTCACTTAGTGGCTCAATCGGTGAGATTCTATATAGCACAAATGGAGCAGGCTCACTTGTGTTTCAAATTGCAAATTCTATCACTGCGCCACTGCTTAATCGCACATCTTTAAAGCAAAATTATCTTATTCAAAAAGAATTGAGCAATGAAGCCTATTATACATTGCAAAATAATGTCAATACAGCTCTAAGTGAGGTTGAAAATGCACTTTTTGATATGCAATCTAAAAAAAATCAAGTGCAAAACACGCAAAATGTATATGACATCGGTGCGAAAGCTTATGAAAGTAATAGTGCAAAAAATAAACGCGGATTGCTTGATAAAAATGATTTTTTAAGCAACGAAAATACATATTTTAATTTGCAAACACAACTTCATAATGCTAAAACAAGCGAGATTCTCTCACTCATTACGCTTTTTAAAGCTTTGGGTGGGAATCTTGCTTTAGAGCAAATAGAGAATCTACAAAAAGAAAAATCTCCATTAAGGAAGTAA
- the lpoB gene encoding penicillin-binding protein activator LpoB — translation MNKKLALCGVALSTLLISGCNNGPQYIDPSNSKAYASMGLDYHDIEKAASDSVRSLLKSSQVRSMSGGKPKVLMISGVVNDTMQTIDTDQLSRKITRDMRNSGKFVLTLAQGAKTEKGIKMARTARDDDEFDQRTTIEKGTLKAAELSLSGKIVQKNTRVGSKQRTDYYFLLTLTNLKDGTVIWDDEVNIIKLGSNSSVSW, via the coding sequence ATGAATAAAAAATTAGCATTGTGTGGGGTGGCTCTAAGCACACTCTTAATCTCTGGTTGCAACAATGGACCGCAGTATATTGACCCATCAAACTCTAAGGCATATGCAAGTATGGGTTTGGATTATCACGATATTGAAAAGGCAGCAAGTGATAGTGTGCGCTCTCTTCTTAAGAGTAGCCAAGTAAGGAGTATGAGTGGAGGAAAACCTAAAGTGCTGATGATATCTGGTGTTGTAAATGACACTATGCAAACCATTGATACTGACCAACTTAGCCGCAAAATTACTCGTGATATGAGAAATAGTGGCAAATTTGTCCTTACACTTGCTCAAGGTGCAAAAACAGAAAAAGGTATCAAAATGGCAAGAACAGCACGTGATGATGATGAGTTTGATCAACGCACAACAATAGAAAAAGGGACGCTCAAGGCTGCTGAACTTTCACTTTCTGGAAAAATCGTGCAGAAAAATACAAGAGTCGGCTCAAAACAACGCACGGATTATTATTTCTTGCTTACTCTTACCAATCTCAAAGATGGCACGGTCATATGGGACGATGAGGTTAATATCATCAAACTAGGCTCAAACTCATCTGTAAGTTGGTAA
- a CDS encoding LPP20 family lipoprotein produces MRLVSVLAIGTIFLLGGCGGNSPKPPSWYGKDAHNDTHLIGFGNATSLDSAKARALNDISSQLSVQVSSQFKSHTQRQDSSLTHKTSNEIKLDVAAIELSDVSYVKDEFKDNQFFIKAQIPKSSLVRQFQSSFNTEYNTLNFNRMSQCSSISIKDKMRLEYALNKLNLYTLLLHSLGSNAKDMRQLEKLLSMNSPLPTARLNIQSNARAEVIESELAKELGEFYSFDSQAHNLINVKLKLALIGGATIKADAIMTIYDCRNNPVFTTSVSNTHKGNSIDDSLSFTAKRIGVQLYKKIQEWIEQ; encoded by the coding sequence ATGCGACTAGTAAGTGTTTTAGCAATCGGAACAATTTTTTTATTGGGAGGCTGTGGTGGTAATTCACCTAAGCCACCATCTTGGTATGGGAAAGATGCACATAATGATACACACCTTATTGGTTTTGGCAATGCGACAAGTCTTGATTCTGCTAAAGCTAGGGCTTTGAATGATATAAGTTCTCAGCTTAGTGTGCAAGTAAGTTCTCAATTTAAATCGCATACACAAAGGCAAGATTCTTCTCTTACGCACAAAACAAGTAATGAAATTAAACTTGATGTTGCGGCTATTGAGCTTAGTGATGTAAGTTATGTAAAAGATGAATTTAAAGACAATCAGTTTTTTATCAAAGCTCAAATCCCAAAAAGTTCCTTAGTTAGGCAGTTTCAAAGCTCCTTTAATACAGAATATAACACTTTGAATTTTAATAGAATGTCTCAATGCAGTAGCATTTCAATTAAAGATAAAATGCGTTTAGAGTATGCTCTTAACAAGCTTAATCTTTATACACTGCTTTTACATTCACTTGGCTCAAATGCCAAAGATATGAGACAGCTTGAAAAATTGCTCTCAATGAACTCACCTCTTCCTACGGCGCGTCTTAATATCCAAAGCAATGCACGAGCAGAAGTGATTGAAAGCGAACTTGCAAAAGAGTTGGGAGAATTTTATAGTTTTGATTCACAAGCGCACAATCTCATTAATGTGAAACTTAAACTTGCTCTCATCGGTGGAGCGACAATCAAAGCAGATGCGATTATGACAATTTATGATTGCCGTAACAATCCTGTTTTTACCACGAGTGTGAGCAACACTCATAAAGGCAATAGCATTGATGACTCGCTTAGTTTTACAGCCAAACGCATAGGTGTGCAGTTATACAAAAAAATACAAGAGTGGATTGAACAATAA
- a CDS encoding LPP20 family lipoprotein produces the protein MNTKAKLLAGSIVLALLMVGCAKDDSLGVGGKSISKKALKALNLKGAPNWVLNAGQGDMSAIGDAEIVGGDLGFARNEALALARDEIARQVEVKVEGMLTNAKEKAKSDLGDASMQTATQQITKQSVSTILSGTKQTDTWITEDGTRIFVLAKISPENKAKLEANVKRQINQNKLLPTDIKQEVMRDFSTNFNAINTTR, from the coding sequence ATGAATACAAAGGCAAAATTGTTAGCAGGAAGCATAGTGTTAGCATTACTTATGGTTGGTTGTGCAAAAGATGACAGCCTTGGCGTTGGTGGCAAGAGCATTAGTAAAAAAGCTCTTAAAGCTCTCAATCTTAAAGGTGCGCCAAATTGGGTGCTTAATGCTGGACAAGGTGATATGAGTGCCATAGGAGATGCAGAGATTGTAGGTGGAGATTTGGGCTTTGCACGCAATGAAGCTCTTGCACTTGCTAGAGATGAGATAGCGCGACAAGTTGAAGTCAAAGTTGAGGGTATGCTCACAAATGCTAAAGAAAAGGCTAAAAGTGATTTGGGTGATGCAAGTATGCAAACTGCTACACAACAAATTACGAAACAAAGTGTTTCTACAATTCTAAGTGGCACAAAACAAACAGATACTTGGATAACTGAAGATGGCACACGTATCTTTGTTCTTGCAAAGATTAGCCCGGAAAATAAAGCAAAGCTTGAAGCGAATGTCAAAAGGCAAATTAACCAAAACAAGCTTCTTCCTACTGATATAAAACAAGAAGTGATGAGAGATTTTAGCACAAATTTTAATGCAATAAATACTACCCGTTAA
- a CDS encoding NifU family protein, translated as MFPFSDEDLKMPVEMVIQKVRPTLTLDGGDITLLGIKDAKVYVRLEGACKGCPSSANTLKYAIENRLKEEIHPDITIVNVQHGKEADFQIG; from the coding sequence GTGTTTCCTTTTAGCGATGAAGATCTTAAAATGCCTGTTGAAATGGTTATTCAAAAAGTGCGCCCTACACTTACGCTTGATGGTGGTGATATTACTTTACTTGGCATTAAAGATGCAAAAGTATATGTGCGCCTTGAAGGTGCGTGCAAAGGCTGTCCAAGTTCAGCAAATACGCTTAAATATGCTATTGAAAATCGTCTCAAGGAGGAAATCCACCCTGATATAACTATTGTTAATGTCCAACACGGAAAAGAAGCAGACTTTCAAATAGGATAG